The Corynebacterium mycetoides genome includes the window CACGGCCTGGACCAGCGAGACGAATGCGAAGAACCCGACGAAACCGATCAGGGTCTGGCACAGAAGGTCGCGGCGCACTAGCCCTTGACACCGCCGGCGGTCAGGCCCGAGACGATGCGGCGCTGGAACACGAGCACCATGATGATCAGCGGCACCGTGACCAGGGAACCGGCGGCCATGATCGACGCGTAGGGGTACTCGAACGCGCTGGGCCCCGAGAAACGCGCGATGGCCACGGTGACCGGCTCGGTCGCGGTCGTGGAAAGCTGGCGGGCCAGCATGAACTCGTTCCAGGTGGTGATGAACGCCAGGATCGCGGTGGTGAAAATCGCCGGCGCCGCCAAGGGCAGAAGTACGAGGCGGAAAGCCTGGCCGCGAGAGGCGCCGTCGACACGCGCGGCCTGCTCGAGCTCCCACGGCAGCTGCTGGAAAAACGAGATGAGGGTGTAGATGGTAAGCGGCAGGGCGAAGGAGATGTTCGGGATGATCATGGCGCGGTAGGTGCCAATCCAGTCGAGGTCGCCGAACAGCTGGAAGAGGGGGGTGACCAGGGCGATGCCCGGGAACATCGACGCGGCCAGGATGATGCCGGTGACGATGCCCTTGCCGGGGAAGTCCAGGCGCGCGATCGCGTAGGCGGTGAACACTCCCACGGCCACCGCGATGGCGGTGGTGGACAGCGAGATGATCAGGGAGTTGCCGATCGCGCCCAGGAAGTCATTTCCCTTGTCGGTGGCTAGGGCGTCGCGGAAGTTTTGCAGCGTGACGTGCGTGGGCCAGGGCGTGGTGTCGAAGGTGTGCGCGCTGTCGCGCAGCGCGGTAATCAGCATCCAGTAGAACGGGGCGAGGCCCCAGAACATGATGAAGATTACGCCCAGGTAGTGGCCGAGTTTGTTCATCGCCTGAACCTCCGCTTCCTTTTTTCTCGCTCGACCTGGCCGACGTTGGCCCCCAAGAACCGGATCATGATGAAGGCGACGGCGAAGATGAGCAGGAATATCAAGGTCGACAGTGCCGAGGCGGAGTTGAAGTTGCCCTGGCGCATGTCCTCGACCACCAGCTGCGAGATCGTGGCGGTCGGGGAGTTGGACGAGCCCGAGATCATGATCACGGGCAGGTCGTACATCCGCAGCGCGTCCAAGGTGCGGAACAGCACCGCCACCATGAGCGCGGGGCGCACCAGCGGCAGGGTGATCCGGGTGAACTGCTGCCAGCGGGACGCGCCGTCGACACGCGCGGCCTCGTACACCTCGCGCGGGATCATCTGCAGGCCGGCGAGGATGAGCAGCGCCATGAACGGCGCCGTCTTCCACACGTCCGCGACGATGACGGCCGCGCGCGCGGCCCACGGGTCCGTCGTCCACGCGATGTCCGTCCCCAGCAGCGAGTTGACGATGCCGGCGGGGGCGAACATGAACTGCCACAGCTTGGCCGTCACCGCGGTGGGGATCGCCCACGGGATGAGGACTGCCGCGCGGATGAGCGCCCGCCCGCGGGATTCCGTGTTCATGATCAAAGCCATGATCATGCCCAACACGGTCTCCAGCAGCACCGTGACCACGGTAAAGAACAGTGTGATGCGCACGGCCGGCCAGAAGTCCGTGGACAGCACTCCGGGCGGGCACGTGCCGACGACCCCGGAAGGCGACATGCACCGGTTGGTGAGCCAGTACAGGTAATTTTCGAGCCCGGCGAAGCCGCCGTCGGTAAACACGCCGGTGGCCGGGTCGAGACGCCGGTTGCCCTGGAACGACAGGTAAATGGCGCGGATGATCGGGTAGCCGATCACCACCGCCAGCACGGCCATGGCCGGGGCGACGAGCAGCGCCGCCTGGCCGGTGTCGCGCTTCAGCGCCCTCGAGCGCGACGGGGAATCTCCGTGTACTGAATCTCTGTGTACTGCAGTTGTCATGTGCACCTTCTCGCGGAAGCGCGCGCCGCGCGCCGGATGCCGGGTTAGGAGGCCTGGCGGATGGCGGCGGCCATGTCGCGGGTGGCGTCGTCGACGCTCTTGCCCGCCGTCAGGGCCGCGTACGCGTTGTCCTGGATGGCCTTAGAAATGGCCGGGTAGAACGGGGAGACCGGGCGCGGCTTCGCGTTCTCCAGGGACTGCTTCAGGGCCGGCAGGTACGGGTGCTCCTGGATCAGGGCCTCGTCGTCGTAGATGGAGGCGAGGACCGGCGGGAAGGACGCCTCGGCGAAGGAGAGCTGGTTTTCCTCGTTGATGATGAACTCGATGAAGTCGCGCGCGGTCGCCTTGTTCTCCGAGTTGACGTTGATGCCGTTGTTGTAGCCGCCGAGGGTGGACACGCCGATACCGTCCTTGCCCACCAGGGGCTGGACCTCGAAGTTCAGTCCCTTCTCCGCCGCGTTCGAGTACATGTACGGCCAGTTGATGGCAAACGCGGTCTTGCCCTCGGTGAACGCGAGGTTCGTCTCCTCCTCGGTCGCCGCGGTGGAGGACTCCGCAATGGTGTGGTCGGCGTAAGCGTCGACAAGCGCCTGCAGGCCCTCCTTGGCCTCAGCAGACTCGACGGTCGGCTCGCCGTTGTCGTCGAGCACCTCGCCACCCCAGCCGTTGATGAAGCCGAGCGCGTTCACGGTCAGGCCCTCGTACTGCTTGAGCTGGGTGGTCAGGCAGTCGGCGTCCTGGACGGCCTCGCACGCGGAGCGGACATCGTCGAACGTGTCCGGCGCGTCCGCGACCAGGTCCGTGTTGCGGAACAGCAGCTGGCCGTTGGTGTTCTGCGGGAGCGCGTAGAGCGTGTTGTTGTAGGTGGCGGACTCCACGGTCGCGTCCAGCAGCCCGGAAGTGTCCACCGCGAGGTCACCCTCGAGCGGGGCGAGCCACTGGTTGGCGGCGAAGTCGGCCGTCCACACGACGTCGAGCGCCATGACGTCGTAGTCCGAGTTGCCGGCCTGCAGGGACTGCACCAGGGTGTCGCGCTGGTCGTCGGCCTCGCCGGCGAGCTCGTTGAGTGTGACCTGCTCGTCCGGGTGCTCAGCATTCCACTTGTCGATGATCGGAATGATCTTGTCCGTGTCGTTGCGGCCCATGGCGAACGTGATCGGGCCGCGGCCCTGCCCCTCGCCGTTGGCAGCGCCGTTACCAGCGCCCGCCGCCGTGGACTGCGCCGAGGTCCCGGAGGCGGGCTCGGAGCTGTCGGAGCCGCAGGCGACAAGCGTCGCGGAGCCCAGGGCGGCGACGCAGAGCGCTGCGCCGATCGTGCGGAACGAAGTGTTCATAACTGGCACCTTTCTAAATGAGTGGTGCCTTCAATGTAGTAACCGGATGCGTAGGAGAGGGAAAGAATCTGTAACGACCCCCATAACGGGGGTGAGTGATGTCCGAATCGGGCACGGAGCGTGGTTACTTAACCATGAGTTAGGAAGTGCGTAACGTTCTCCTTGTCCGCGATGGCGCGCAACCTCTCCGCAGACGCCATTCCTGCGACCACGACGACGGACCCGTCCGCCGCAAGCGGAGCGAGGATGCGCTTTTCGATGTCCTCGCGCCCTCGCCAGGCGTCCGCCAGGTAACGGTGCGGGCCGAGGTCCGCGTCGGCCCAGCGGCCGAGGTCCGGGGAGTCCCCGAAATAGGTGTCGCCGTAAAAGCGGACTGTCGGTCCGAAGTCCACCGTGCCTTCCGGCAGCTCGCCCCCGGATTCGACCACGCCGCGCCCGAACGGGTCGGCGGAGACCACCACAACGTCGGGTATGCCCGACCACGCCTGCGCCCCGTCCATCGTGGTGAAGACGAGGTCGGGGGTTGCGCCTTCGGGGGCGTCGAAAAGCGGCGTGCGGGAAGAGTTGTAGGTGCCGAGGGCGATGACCGCGGCCTGCCAGGACACGGGAAGGTCCAGCAGGATCACCGCGTCGGGTTCGAGCTCGAACTCCTCGTCGAGCATGTTGGCGACCTTGCACGCCCAGTTGTCCAGCGTGAGGGCGGAAAACTCCATGCGGGTTCCCGCCACCTCGTCGTACACGGTGAGGCGGGGGCCGGCGGGGTTGGTCGCCAGAAGCGGTGCCATGATGCTCATGGCCGCCCATACTAGGTACAGTTCGCTTAATTCACGCAGCGCGGGCCGTCGCCGCCGGCGTTGATTTCGGGGGCGACCTGTGCCGCGCCGAAGTCCGCGCCCGGCGTGCCCACGGTGTCATCCACGGACGGCTGCTGCGGGGCCGACGTCACCGGCGCGGACGACGGGCCCGCGTAATCGTCGGAGATGACCACGATGAGGCTTGTGGGCTCGAGGCCCGAGTTGGAGGTGACCGGCAGCCCGCCAAGCATCTCCGCGAGCGCGAGCGCCGCGGGATCCTGCGGGTCCAGCGCCACAACCTGGCTGGAGGAGTACACCCCCGGCAGCGCGTTGGAGACGTCTGCCACGGTGGCGCCGTGCTCCTGCAGCCACCCGGCAACCCCGGCCGCCTGGCCTGTTTCCCCGGTGGCGTTCAGGGCGAAGACGTTGTAGCCGGCCAGAGGGGAAGCCTCACCCCCACCGCCCCCGGATTCGGGCGCCTCCTCGGAGGCGGGCGGGTGAGATGTCGCCGGGTCTTCTGGCGGGCGGGCCACGTCGTCCATGAACTGGTGTACCTGGGCCACGTCGACCGTGATGATGGACTCGCCGTGGTCGCCCACGCCGTCCACCGAGGTCACCGGGATGGTGGTGAACGTGACGTCGCCTCCTGCCAGCCCGGACATTTGCTGCGCGAAGCGGGTGATGTCCCAGCCCTCGTCGAGGGTGACGGAGCGCTCCGCGGCGCTCGACAGCTCGCGCAGCTTTGCGGGGTTGGTCAGGGTTCCCGCCGAGAGCATCTTCTGCACCAGTGAGGCCATGTACACCTGCTGGCGCACAATCCGGTCGAGGTCGCCCCGGGGCAGGTCGTGGCGCTGCCGGACGAACGACAGCGCCTGGGCCCCGTTCAGGGTCTGCTCGCCGGCGGGGAAGCTCGCGCCGGACAGCGGCTCGTCCACCGGCTCGTTGAGGCAGACGTCGACGCCGCCGACGGCGTCGGTAAGCAGGGCGAAGCCGAGCAGGCCCACCTGCGCGAAGTGGTCCACGTCCACGCCGGTGAGGGAGGCGACGGCGTCGATCAGGCCCTCCTGCCCGGCGCGGGCGACCTGCTGCTCCAACGAGGGGCCGTCTTTGAGCCCCGCGTCCGTAAGCTCCTCGCGCTTCTGTTCGGCGTGGGCCGCGTAGACGCCGTTGATCTTCATGTTGCCGAACTCGTCGTGGTGGATGTAGGTGTCGCGCGGGATGGACACCGCGGTGGCCCTCGACCCGTCCTCGGGAATGCGGATCACCATGATCGTGTCCGTGTTGATTTCCCCCTCGGCGACGCCGGCGTTCAGACGGGCCAGTTCCTCCTCGCTCAGGGGGTTGCCCTGCGCGTCCGTGCGCGAGTCCGACCCGACGAGCAGGATGTCCACGGCGCCGTCGAGCGGGTCGACGCCACCCTTGCCCTCAAGCTGCAGCTCGGAGGCGCTCAGCGAGCCGCCGAGGCGGCCTACGGAGAAGTAGCCGATTCCCGACACCGCGAGGACGATCGCCGAGGCGAACGCGATAAATCCCTTGGCCACGGGGTGGCCCACCTGCGAGAGATCCCTTGTGCGCGATGGGGCGGCCTGGATGTCGCGGGCGCGCCGCATGTTCCGCCGCGGGGTTCGGGAGTAGTCGGTCACAGGTGCGGAGTATACGACATGCGCCTTTGTATCCCCTCCATATCTTGAGGTGCGTCCGTGTGCCGCAACCTGTCTCGCGCGGCCCGGCTGACTAGGCTGTGCGCATTGTGACTAAACATCCCTCTCCGTTGGCGGTCATCACGGTGACGTACTCGCCGGGGCGCCACCTCGAAGCGCTGGCCGATTCGCTGGACACGGCGACGGCGGACGCGTTCGCCCTCGTGTGCGCCGACAACGGCTCCACCGACGGCGCGCCCGAGGCGCTGGCCGCCGCGCGCGGTGACGTCGAGGTGTTCTCCACGGGTGGAAACATCGGGTACGGCGCGGCGATCAACGCCGCGGTCAGGCGTCTGCGGGGGCGCAGGCTCGCGGGCGAGATCAACGGCGAATACTTCCTCATCACTAACCCCGATGTCCGCTTCACCCCCGGATCCATCGACGAGTTGGCAGCCTGCCTGACGCGGGAGCCGGCGGCGGGCGCGGCGGGCCCGCGGATCGAGGAGGAGGACGGCTCCGCCTACCCCAGCGCCCGCCAGGTTCCCGGCCTGCTCACGGGCAGCGGCCACGCGCTGCTTTCCGACGTCTGGCCCAACAATCCGTTTACCGCCGCGTACCGCGCCAACAACGACATGAACGTCCAGCGCGCCGCTGGCTGGCTCTCGGGCGCCTGCCTGCTCGTGCGGTGGGAAGCCTTCGAGGCGGTCGGCGGGTTCGACGAGCGCTATTTCATGTACCTGGAGGACGTCGACTTCGGGGACCGGCTCAGCCGCGCCGGTTGGGACAATTTGTACTGCCCGTCGGCGGTGATCAAGCACGACCAGGGCCACGTGGCGGGCAAGCACACGCGTGTCACGGTGCCCGCGCACCACAAGTCCGCGTACCGTTTCCAGGCGGACAGGCACCCCGCGTGGTGGCAGGCACCACTGCGCTGGGCGCTGTGGCTTGGACTGCAGGTGCGCGGCACGATTCAGCTGACGAAAGGTTCTTGACAAGCTATGACAGACCCAGCGAGCACGGACGCGGTCATTCTGGTCGGCGGACGCGGCACGAGGCTGCGGCCGCTCACCGTGTCGACGCCCAAGCCCATGCTGCCCACGGCGGGATTTCCCTTCCTCAGCCACCTTCTCGCGCGGATCCGCGCCGCGGGCATGCGGCACGTGGTGCTGGGCACGTCGTTCAAGGCGGAGGTGTTCGAGTCGTACTTCGGCGACGGCTCCGAGTGGGGCCTCGTGATCGACTACGTGGTGGAAGAGGAGGCGCTGGGCACCGGCGGCGCGATCCGTAACGTGTTGCCCAAGCTGCGCCACGACAACGCGATGGTGTTCAACGGCGACGTGCTCTCCGGGGCGAATCTGACCGAGATCCTCGCAACGCACGTGGAGAAGGACGCCGACGTCACGCTGCATCTGGTCCGGGTGCAGGACCCGCGGGCATTCGGCTGCGTGCCGACGGACGCTGACGGCAACGTCTTGGAGTTCCTGGAGAAGACGCCCGACCCGCCGACCGACCAGATCAACGCCGGCTGCTACGTGTTCAAGCGTTCCGTGATCGAGCAGATTCCGGAAGGCCGGGTCGTCTCCGTCGAGCGCGAGACGTTCCCCGGGTTGCTGTCCGCGGGCGCGAAGATCGCGGGGCACGTGGACACGTCTTACTGGCGCGATATGGGCCGCCCGGACGATTTCGTGCAGGGTTCCTCGGACTTGGTGCGCGGCATTGCGTACTCGCCCCTGCTCGAGGGCAAGACGGGCGAGGCGTTTGTGGATGACAGCGCCGGAATCGCCGGCGGCGTGATCCTCGTGGGAGGCACTGCCGTGGGCCGGGGCAGCGACATCGGGGCCGGGTGCCGCGTGGATGACAGCGTGATTTTCGATGGCGTGACCATCGAGCCGGGGGCCGTCGTGCGCGGCTCCATCATCGCGGCGGGGGTGCGTATCGGCGCGAATACCCGGATCGTGGACTGCGTGATCGGTGAGGGGGCGCAGATCGGCGCGCGCTGCGAGCTGCAGGGCGGCATGAGGGTGTGGCCGGGAGTGGTGATCCCCGATTCCGGCGTGAGGTTTACTCCCGACGCGTAGGCGGCGCGCCGCCGCGCCGGGCGGAGCCGGGCGCATAGGTGGGTTTTATTCCCGGCCCACCACATGTAGTACCCCCGCGCTTCACCCCCGCCATGTCTCTGGTGGTGCTAGTGTGACTTGTGTGACTTGCGACGTGGCTAACGCACACGTGTCGGGCCGTCATCGCCCCAAAGTGTTGCGCCTATTTAGTGGCCCAGTGTGTAATCGCAGTAGCAAACACAGTCGCAATTACAGGCATGTAAGCAACCACAACGGAGGAAGGGGACGGCGTGGACCATTTTGCTGACAACGCCATTCTCCGTGGCGCAGCTGCGGGCGGAATGACCCTCGATGAACTTTTCGGCACCGTCGAGCAGGAGTGGCAAGATCAGGCCCTCTGCGCACAAACCGATCCCGAGGCTTTCTTCCCGGAGAAGGGTGGCTCCACCCGCGAGGCCAAGCGCATCTGCCAGGCCTGCGCCGTGAGGGACGAGTGCCTGGAGTACGCGCTCGAGCACGACGAGCGCTTCGGCATCTGGGGCGGGCTGTCCGACCGCGAGCGCCGCCGCCTGAAGAAGCAGATCGGCTAATAGCCGAAATCGGGGTCGAGGTCCCGGGGGTCCATATTCAAGTAGTTGGCCACGAGTGCCGTGAGAATCCACGTGAGCAACTCGTTGCGCTCCAGCACAGTTTTCGCCCGCCGTTCCACCGGCATGCGGAAGATGACAATCCGCGCCCGGGTGGGGTTGCCGTTTCTATCCACGCCGGCGGCAAGCACCCGCCCAAGGGGGACCGGGCCATCCGCGACGATGTCGTCCGGCATGAGGGAATCGGGGCGCAGCCGCATGCGCGGGATCGTGTCCACCGCTAGGTCTACCCCCGCCAGCTGCTCGAAGTACGCGTTGTGCAGGGGGGCGTAAGCCTCCAGCACCATCTGGTCGAACGCCATCTGGCGCGTCCGGTATCTGGGGACGGCGACCGGCAGCAGCGGACCACGGGGACCTCGTGACCGCCGGTCGCGCGCCGGCCGCAGGTGCAGCGGGTGCGGGGGGCGGAGAGGGTCGGGCTCGCTCATGGGTTCTTATGATAGAGCGCGGGGTTGGGCGGGCCACGGGGCCACGCCGCGTGTCACCCGCATAATCTCAAGGGGAGGTTTAGACTTGGGCGCCGTGAACACTTTCCGTCGTTGCTGCCGTCCGGGCTGTGGCAGGCCAGCCGTGGCCACGCTCATCTACGCGTACGCGGATTCCACCGCCGTCGTCGGCCCCCTGGCGCCCGTCGCGGAGCCTCATTCGTGGGACCTGTGCGAGCGGCACTCCGCCAACATCTCCGCCCCGGTCGGGTGGGATATGGTGCGCGTCGAGCACGTCGAGATCGACGACGAGGAGCTCGACGCCATGGACGAGGCCGACCTCACCGCGCTCGCCGAGGCGGTCCGCGAGGCCGGGCGCGTGACCACGGGGCTCGTCGACGCCACCCAGGACCCCATCGAGTACGCCGCCAACCACGATTTCGGCGACCCGGGCACCTCCAACCACCCCGTGCACCGCACGAAGCGGGTGGGCGAGCAGAAAGAGGCGGCGAAGGCCGCCCGCCGGTCGCACCTGCGCGTCGTCCCCGACCCGGCTCCCGACCCGGCCCCTGCTTCAGACCCTGCTTCAGACCCGGACCAGCGCGGCAGCGGGGACGGCAATTAGGATTGCCGTCATGGCAATCGAACACACCGAGCAGTCCCTCAAGCAGGTCATCAAGGCCTACGACATCCGCGGAATCGTCGGCGAGACCGTCGACGCGGACTTCATGTTCACCGCGGGCGCCGCGTTCGCGTTCATCCTAAGGCGCGAGGGCGAGGGGCGGGTCGCCGTCGGGCACGACATGCGCCCGTCGTCGCCCGAGCTTGCCGACGCCTTCGCGCGCGGCGTCACCTCCCAGGGCCTCGACGTGGAGATGCTGGGGCTCACATCCACCGACGAGCTCTACTTCGCCTCCGGCTCGCTGCGCTGCGCCGGGGCGATGTTCACCGCCTCGCACAACCCCGCGGTCTACAACGGGATCAAGCTGTGCCGCGCGGGGGCGGCGCCGGTGAGCACGGACACCGGGCTCGCGGAGATCGCGTCCATGATCCTTGACGGCGTGCCGGAGTTCGCGGGCGTTGCGGGGAGCGTCGGCAAGCGCGATGTGCTCGCCCAGTACGCGGAGTTTCTGCGCGAGCTGGTGCCGGTGCCCTCGCGCCGCCCGCTCGTGGTGGCCGTGGACGCCGCGAATGGGATGGCGGGCATGACCGTGCCGGCGGTGCTGGGTGAGGGGGGAGTGGACGTGCGCCCGCTCTACTTCGAGCTCGACGGGACCTTCCCCAACCACGAGGCCAACCCCCTTGACCCGAAGAACTTGGTCGACCTGCGTAGATTCGTGGTGGAGCAGTCGGCGGACATCGGCCTGGCGTTCGACGGCGACGCGGACCGCTGCTTTGTCGTCGACGAGCGCGGCGAGGCCGTCTCGCCGTCGGCGATCACAGCCCTGGTGGCCACGCGCACGCTCGCCGAGCACCCGGGAGCGACAATCATCCACAACGCGATCACGTCGAGGGCCGTGCCGGAAATTATCGCCGAGCGCGGCGGCCGCGCGGTGCGCACCCGCGTGGGGCACTCCTACATCAAGGCCTACATGGCCGAGACCGGCGCCATCTTCGGCGGGGAGCACTCTGCTCACTACTACTTCGCCGAGTTCTTCAACGCGGACTCCGGCTTACTCGCCGCGCTCCACGTGCTCGCTGCCCTGGCGGAGCAGGACCGGCCGCTCAGCGAGATGATGGCGGAATACGACCGCTACGCCGCGTCCGGCGAGATCAACTCCCAGGTCGAGGACCAGGATGCCGCCACACAGCGCGTCGTCGACGCCTTCGCGGACCGCGCGGTGTCTGTCGACACCCTCGACGGGGTCACGGTGACGCTGCAGGAGAACCCGCCGGTGTGGTTCAATGTCCGCCCGTCCAACACGGAGCCGCTGTTGCGCCTCAACGCCGAGGCGCCGACGCCCGAGCAGGTCGACGAACTCACCGACGAGG containing:
- a CDS encoding ABC transporter substrate-binding protein yields the protein MNTSFRTIGAALCVAALGSATLVACGSDSSEPASGTSAQSTAAGAGNGAANGEGQGRGPITFAMGRNDTDKIIPIIDKWNAEHPDEQVTLNELAGEADDQRDTLVQSLQAGNSDYDVMALDVVWTADFAANQWLAPLEGDLAVDTSGLLDATVESATYNNTLYALPQNTNGQLLFRNTDLVADAPDTFDDVRSACEAVQDADCLTTQLKQYEGLTVNALGFINGWGGEVLDDNGEPTVESAEAKEGLQALVDAYADHTIAESSTAATEEETNLAFTEGKTAFAINWPYMYSNAAEKGLNFEVQPLVGKDGIGVSTLGGYNNGINVNSENKATARDFIEFIINEENQLSFAEASFPPVLASIYDDEALIQEHPYLPALKQSLENAKPRPVSPFYPAISKAIQDNAYAALTAGKSVDDATRDMAAAIRQAS
- a CDS encoding carbohydrate ABC transporter permease, with protein sequence MNKLGHYLGVIFIMFWGLAPFYWMLITALRDSAHTFDTTPWPTHVTLQNFRDALATDKGNDFLGAIGNSLIISLSTTAIAVAVGVFTAYAIARLDFPGKGIVTGIILAASMFPGIALVTPLFQLFGDLDWIGTYRAMIIPNISFALPLTIYTLISFFQQLPWELEQAARVDGASRGQAFRLVLLPLAAPAIFTTAILAFITTWNEFMLARQLSTTATEPVTVAIARFSGPSAFEYPYASIMAAGSLVTVPLIIMVLVFQRRIVSGLTAGGVKG
- a CDS encoding LCP family protein, with the translated sequence MRRARDIQAAPSRTRDLSQVGHPVAKGFIAFASAIVLAVSGIGYFSVGRLGGSLSASELQLEGKGGVDPLDGAVDILLVGSDSRTDAQGNPLSEEELARLNAGVAEGEINTDTIMVIRIPEDGSRATAVSIPRDTYIHHDEFGNMKINGVYAAHAEQKREELTDAGLKDGPSLEQQVARAGQEGLIDAVASLTGVDVDHFAQVGLLGFALLTDAVGGVDVCLNEPVDEPLSGASFPAGEQTLNGAQALSFVRQRHDLPRGDLDRIVRQQVYMASLVQKMLSAGTLTNPAKLRELSSAAERSVTLDEGWDITRFAQQMSGLAGGDVTFTTIPVTSVDGVGDHGESIITVDVAQVHQFMDDVARPPEDPATSHPPASEEAPESGGGGGEASPLAGYNVFALNATGETGQAAGVAGWLQEHGATVADVSNALPGVYSSSQVVALDPQDPAALALAEMLGGLPVTSNSGLEPTSLIVVISDDYAGPSSAPVTSAPQQPSVDDTVGTPGADFGAAQVAPEINAGGDGPRCVN
- a CDS encoding metallopeptidase family protein, giving the protein MSEPDPLRPPHPLHLRPARDRRSRGPRGPLLPVAVPRYRTRQMAFDQMVLEAYAPLHNAYFEQLAGVDLAVDTIPRMRLRPDSLMPDDIVADGPVPLGRVLAAGVDRNGNPTRARIVIFRMPVERRAKTVLERNELLTWILTALVANYLNMDPRDLDPDFGY
- a CDS encoding WhiB family transcriptional regulator, with translation MTLDELFGTVEQEWQDQALCAQTDPEAFFPEKGGSTREAKRICQACAVRDECLEYALEHDERFGIWGGLSDRERRRLKKQIG
- the manB gene encoding mannose-1-phosphate guanylyltransferase translates to MTDPASTDAVILVGGRGTRLRPLTVSTPKPMLPTAGFPFLSHLLARIRAAGMRHVVLGTSFKAEVFESYFGDGSEWGLVIDYVVEEEALGTGGAIRNVLPKLRHDNAMVFNGDVLSGANLTEILATHVEKDADVTLHLVRVQDPRAFGCVPTDADGNVLEFLEKTPDPPTDQINAGCYVFKRSVIEQIPEGRVVSVERETFPGLLSAGAKIAGHVDTSYWRDMGRPDDFVQGSSDLVRGIAYSPLLEGKTGEAFVDDSAGIAGGVILVGGTAVGRGSDIGAGCRVDDSVIFDGVTIEPGAVVRGSIIAAGVRIGANTRIVDCVIGEGAQIGARCELQGGMRVWPGVVIPDSGVRFTPDA
- a CDS encoding glycosyltransferase family 2 protein, which translates into the protein MTKHPSPLAVITVTYSPGRHLEALADSLDTATADAFALVCADNGSTDGAPEALAAARGDVEVFSTGGNIGYGAAINAAVRRLRGRRLAGEINGEYFLITNPDVRFTPGSIDELAACLTREPAAGAAGPRIEEEDGSAYPSARQVPGLLTGSGHALLSDVWPNNPFTAAYRANNDMNVQRAAGWLSGACLLVRWEAFEAVGGFDERYFMYLEDVDFGDRLSRAGWDNLYCPSAVIKHDQGHVAGKHTRVTVPAHHKSAYRFQADRHPAWWQAPLRWALWLGLQVRGTIQLTKGS
- a CDS encoding TIGR03089 family protein, giving the protein MSIMAPLLATNPAGPRLTVYDEVAGTRMEFSALTLDNWACKVANMLDEEFELEPDAVILLDLPVSWQAAVIALGTYNSSRTPLFDAPEGATPDLVFTTMDGAQAWSGIPDVVVVSADPFGRGVVESGGELPEGTVDFGPTVRFYGDTYFGDSPDLGRWADADLGPHRYLADAWRGREDIEKRILAPLAADGSVVVVAGMASAERLRAIADKENVTHFLTHG
- a CDS encoding phosphomannomutase/phosphoglucomutase encodes the protein MAIEHTEQSLKQVIKAYDIRGIVGETVDADFMFTAGAAFAFILRREGEGRVAVGHDMRPSSPELADAFARGVTSQGLDVEMLGLTSTDELYFASGSLRCAGAMFTASHNPAVYNGIKLCRAGAAPVSTDTGLAEIASMILDGVPEFAGVAGSVGKRDVLAQYAEFLRELVPVPSRRPLVVAVDAANGMAGMTVPAVLGEGGVDVRPLYFELDGTFPNHEANPLDPKNLVDLRRFVVEQSADIGLAFDGDADRCFVVDERGEAVSPSAITALVATRTLAEHPGATIIHNAITSRAVPEIIAERGGRAVRTRVGHSYIKAYMAETGAIFGGEHSAHYYFAEFFNADSGLLAALHVLAALAEQDRPLSEMMAEYDRYAASGEINSQVEDQDAATQRVVDAFADRAVSVDTLDGVTVTLQENPPVWFNVRPSNTEPLLRLNAEAPTPEQVDELTDEVLGIIRA
- a CDS encoding carbohydrate ABC transporter permease, which codes for MAVLAVVIGYPIIRAIYLSFQGNRRLDPATGVFTDGGFAGLENYLYWLTNRCMSPSGVVGTCPPGVLSTDFWPAVRITLFFTVVTVLLETVLGMIMALIMNTESRGRALIRAAVLIPWAIPTAVTAKLWQFMFAPAGIVNSLLGTDIAWTTDPWAARAAVIVADVWKTAPFMALLILAGLQMIPREVYEAARVDGASRWQQFTRITLPLVRPALMVAVLFRTLDALRMYDLPVIMISGSSNSPTATISQLVVEDMRQGNFNSASALSTLIFLLIFAVAFIMIRFLGANVGQVEREKRKRRFRR
- a CDS encoding DUF3499 domain-containing protein; this encodes MNTFRRCCRPGCGRPAVATLIYAYADSTAVVGPLAPVAEPHSWDLCERHSANISAPVGWDMVRVEHVEIDDEELDAMDEADLTALAEAVREAGRVTTGLVDATQDPIEYAANHDFGDPGTSNHPVHRTKRVGEQKEAAKAARRSHLRVVPDPAPDPAPASDPASDPDQRGSGDGN